Proteins encoded in a region of the Thermocaproicibacter melissae genome:
- the nagB gene encoding glucosamine-6-phosphate deaminase has protein sequence MKIIRATEYNDMSRKAANIISAQVILYPDSVLGLATGSTPLGVYRQLVDWFRKGDIDFSKVHSVNLDEYVGLAPEHPQSYHYYMNENFFRHINIKPENTNVPNGLAEDIDAECARYDKLIADLGGIDLQLLGIGHTGHIGFNEPDQDFDKMTHKVKLNQKTIEANARFFNSVDEVPKYAITMGIKAIMQAKKILLVANGEGKAEILDRALFGPVAPAVPASILQLHPDVTVVADEAALSVIQKNHPEALM, from the coding sequence ATGAAAATCATCCGTGCAACGGAATACAACGACATGAGCCGCAAAGCAGCAAACATTATCTCAGCACAGGTCATTTTGTACCCCGATTCGGTTCTCGGTTTGGCAACCGGTTCCACCCCGCTCGGCGTTTACCGCCAGCTCGTGGATTGGTTCCGCAAGGGAGACATTGACTTTTCAAAGGTTCACAGCGTCAATCTGGACGAATACGTCGGCCTTGCCCCCGAGCATCCCCAGAGTTACCACTACTATATGAATGAGAACTTTTTCCGGCACATCAACATCAAGCCGGAAAACACCAATGTGCCGAACGGCCTCGCGGAGGACATTGATGCCGAATGTGCCCGCTACGACAAGCTGATTGCCGACCTCGGCGGAATCGACCTGCAGCTTCTGGGCATCGGCCACACCGGCCATATCGGTTTCAACGAGCCGGACCAAGACTTCGACAAGATGACGCATAAGGTGAAACTCAATCAGAAAACCATTGAAGCAAACGCCCGCTTTTTCAACAGTGTGGACGAGGTGCCGAAATATGCCATAACGATGGGCATAAAAGCGATTATGCAGGCCAAAAAAATCCTGCTTGTTGCCAACGGCGAAGGTAAAGCGGAAATTCTTGACCGCGCTTTGTTCGGTCCGGTTGCACCGGCTGTACCGGCTTCCATTCTGCAGCTTCACCCGGACGTAACCGTCGTAGCGGATGAGGCGGCGCTTTCCGTCATCCAAAAAAATCATCCCGAGGCGTTGATGTAA
- a CDS encoding MurR/RpiR family transcriptional regulator: MPYDIFAKIKDCYKVFTKAERRVADFILESPREALYMTITDLASRCGVGDTSVFRFCKTLNLNGYQDFKMTLAQSLSGNGTVGMTLSEEIDISDSTEEVCRKLLNIDISALNQTLDMMNKDDIQRAVDMIKNARMIHFFGVGSSNIMAQEAINKFARILPNVACVQDTHMQYMAAALLGEPDLAIAFSYSGSTKDIIEIVKRAKENKAKTICITRYAESPLTAYADIVLLCGANEGPFQGGSLSARVAQLYLLDVLYTEYFKQNYAICDYNKKRTTQSVASRLL; the protein is encoded by the coding sequence ATGCCATACGACATTTTCGCGAAAATTAAAGACTGCTATAAAGTTTTTACAAAGGCTGAGCGCAGGGTCGCCGACTTCATTTTGGAGTCTCCGCGCGAAGCGCTCTATATGACCATCACCGACCTGGCCTCCCGCTGCGGAGTGGGCGATACCTCTGTGTTCCGTTTCTGCAAGACTTTAAATCTGAACGGGTATCAGGATTTTAAGATGACGCTGGCGCAGTCGCTGAGCGGCAACGGCACCGTTGGTATGACCCTTTCCGAGGAAATCGACATCAGCGACTCCACCGAGGAAGTATGCCGAAAGCTACTGAACATCGACATTTCTGCGCTCAACCAGACACTTGACATGATGAACAAAGACGATATTCAGCGAGCGGTAGACATGATAAAAAACGCGCGCATGATTCATTTCTTCGGCGTCGGCTCCTCGAACATTATGGCGCAGGAAGCCATCAATAAATTCGCCCGTATTCTTCCTAACGTGGCGTGCGTGCAGGACACACATATGCAGTATATGGCGGCTGCCTTGCTTGGCGAGCCCGATTTGGCAATCGCTTTTTCATACTCCGGCTCCACGAAGGACATCATTGAAATTGTGAAGCGTGCAAAGGAGAACAAGGCAAAAACAATCTGCATCACCCGCTATGCCGAATCCCCGCTGACCGCCTACGCAGACATTGTGCTCTTGTGCGGTGCGAACGAGGGACCGTTTCAAGGCGGTTCGCTTTCCGCAAGAGTTGCGCAGCTTTACCTGCTCGATGTGCTGTATACGGAGTATTTCAAGCAAAACTATGCTATATGCGATTACAACAAGAAGCGCACGACGCAGTCTGTTGCTTCAAGACTTTTGTAA
- a CDS encoding N-acetylmannosamine-6-phosphate 2-epimerase, whose protein sequence is MNKNAVLNKLRGGLVVSCQALPTEPLYGSKIMARMALAAKEGGAAGIRANSPEDIAEIKRTVDLPIIGLSKVNYPDSDVYITPTMKEVDELVEVGAEIIALDATKRLRPGRQTLADFFTEVKKKYPDRIFMADTSCYEEGVTAKELGFDIVSTALSGYTEYTKKTKLPNFALMKQYVETLGLPVAAEGGIWTPEDLQTAFRLGVWTAVVGTAITRPREITRRFVESLRGGA, encoded by the coding sequence ATGAATAAAAACGCGGTTTTAAATAAGCTGAGGGGAGGCCTCGTCGTTTCGTGCCAGGCGCTGCCGACGGAGCCGCTTTACGGCTCAAAAATCATGGCGCGAATGGCGCTCGCGGCAAAAGAAGGGGGAGCAGCCGGAATCCGTGCGAATTCGCCGGAGGACATTGCGGAAATCAAGCGCACCGTTGATCTGCCGATCATCGGTCTTTCTAAGGTCAATTATCCGGACAGCGACGTCTATATTACGCCGACCATGAAAGAAGTAGACGAGCTGGTTGAAGTCGGCGCGGAAATTATCGCGCTTGATGCGACGAAGCGCCTCCGCCCGGGAAGGCAGACACTCGCCGATTTTTTCACGGAGGTCAAGAAAAAGTACCCTGACCGGATTTTTATGGCGGACACTTCCTGCTATGAAGAGGGTGTAACTGCAAAGGAACTGGGGTTTGACATCGTGAGCACGGCGTTATCGGGCTACACCGAATATACAAAGAAAACGAAGCTCCCGAATTTCGCGTTGATGAAACAATACGTCGAAACACTCGGCCTGCCCGTCGCGGCAGAAGGCGGCATTTGGACGCCGGAGGATTTGCAAACCGCTTTCCGCCTTGGGGTATGGACCGCGGTTGTCGGAACAGCGATTACTCGCCCGCGTGAGATTACGCGGCGTTTTGTGGAGTCTCTCCGCGGCGGCGCTTGA
- a CDS encoding RbsD/FucU family protein codes for MLKTACIHPEIMAVLSRCGHGDKILIADGNYPLESKSGDAAKVYLGLTSGTPEVTEVLKVLAQVVNFEKAEVMMPDGEQPPIFDEFRSILGGMELSGLERFQFYEACCQPNVRLAISTGEKRTFANILLTINVA; via the coding sequence ATGTTGAAAACAGCTTGTATTCATCCCGAAATCATGGCGGTTCTGTCCCGCTGCGGACACGGGGATAAAATCCTAATTGCGGACGGCAACTATCCGCTGGAATCCAAAAGCGGCGACGCGGCTAAGGTCTACCTCGGCTTAACAAGCGGAACGCCAGAAGTGACGGAAGTCCTGAAAGTCCTCGCTCAGGTCGTCAATTTTGAAAAGGCAGAAGTCATGATGCCCGACGGAGAACAGCCTCCCATATTCGATGAATTCCGAAGCATTCTCGGCGGAATGGAACTGAGCGGCTTGGAGCGGTTTCAGTTTTACGAAGCCTGCTGCCAGCCGAATGTTCGCCTGGCCATTTCCACGGGGGAAAAGAGAACTTTCGCAAACATTCTTCTTACCATTAATGTCGCTTGA
- a CDS encoding KpsF/GutQ family sugar-phosphate isomerase, whose protein sequence is MINKESQDSLKNFINLAKEELDKFSATITSESYEKAVEIILNAEKNGNRIHITGIGKPSHVAQYMASLLSSTGTPTYFLHGTEAVHGSCGQLVPGDVVICISNSGETAELKATVMAIKNNGCKIIAVTGNKDSWLAKQGDACLFAGVEQEGDVLNRAPRASILAEILVLQGLSVVLQTTRGLTPQEYVKWHPGGTLGQLRDNEK, encoded by the coding sequence ATGATTAATAAAGAGAGTCAAGACAGTTTGAAAAACTTTATCAATCTGGCAAAAGAAGAACTCGACAAATTCTCTGCGACCATTACAAGCGAAAGCTATGAAAAGGCTGTGGAAATCATTCTGAATGCGGAAAAGAACGGAAACCGCATTCATATTACAGGTATCGGCAAGCCGTCTCATGTGGCACAGTACATGGCTTCGCTGCTATCCTCCACCGGCACGCCGACGTATTTCCTGCATGGCACCGAAGCCGTTCACGGCTCCTGCGGTCAGCTTGTTCCGGGTGACGTCGTCATCTGCATTTCCAACAGCGGCGAAACGGCTGAATTGAAGGCTACCGTTATGGCCATTAAGAACAACGGCTGCAAGATTATCGCCGTAACGGGAAATAAGGATTCGTGGCTCGCAAAGCAAGGCGACGCATGCCTATTTGCCGGTGTGGAGCAGGAGGGCGACGTGCTGAACCGTGCGCCGCGCGCCTCGATTCTCGCGGAAATTCTTGTCCTTCAGGGGCTGAGCGTTGTGCTCCAGACAACAAGAGGCCTGACGCCGCAGGAATATGTGAAATGGCATCCGGGCGGGACTTTGGGCCAGCTGAGGGACAATGAAAAATAA
- the rbsK gene encoding ribokinase → MQKRPKILVVGSFVMDLIVSTEKFPNSGETVLGKSFRTAPGGKGANQAVQAARLGADVTMVGKVGNDDFGRSLINSCKESGIHTEHIAVDPEVSSAVGNIILEVGEGKSAKNRIVVVPGANMTITPEDVAFLKDTIDQYDMVILQLEIPMQINEIVAKYAFDKNVPVMLNSAPSAPLSEELLSRLTYISPNEHEAADLTGIHIRKDGKLVNQNDAEAVVDSLLQKGVKNAVITLGSAGAVVANKNEFVYQPCIDVVEVKDPTAAGDSFVGAFTTGLCAGLSLSEALTFANYTATLTVSRMGAQPSLPYLDEVLDLMKKVGQFGFDFSRLDILKQS, encoded by the coding sequence ATGCAGAAAAGACCGAAAATTCTTGTCGTCGGCAGCTTTGTCATGGATTTGATTGTGAGCACCGAAAAGTTCCCGAATTCGGGTGAAACCGTGCTGGGCAAAAGCTTCCGCACCGCTCCCGGCGGAAAGGGCGCGAATCAGGCGGTGCAGGCCGCGCGCCTTGGCGCCGACGTTACCATGGTAGGAAAAGTGGGAAACGATGACTTCGGAAGAAGCCTCATCAATTCCTGCAAGGAATCCGGTATCCACACCGAGCATATTGCAGTTGACCCCGAGGTATCTTCCGCTGTCGGGAATATCATCTTGGAAGTCGGCGAAGGAAAGTCGGCAAAGAACCGAATCGTGGTCGTTCCGGGCGCCAACATGACGATTACGCCGGAGGATGTCGCTTTCCTGAAGGATACCATCGACCAGTACGACATGGTTATCCTGCAGCTCGAAATCCCGATGCAGATTAATGAAATCGTTGCGAAGTACGCCTTTGACAAGAACGTGCCCGTCATGCTCAACTCCGCCCCGTCGGCTCCGCTTTCCGAGGAGCTGCTTTCGCGCCTGACTTATATCTCGCCCAATGAGCATGAAGCGGCTGACCTTACGGGCATCCACATCCGCAAGGACGGGAAACTTGTGAATCAGAACGACGCAGAAGCTGTGGTTGATTCGCTGCTGCAAAAGGGCGTGAAAAATGCAGTCATTACGCTCGGCAGCGCGGGCGCGGTGGTAGCAAACAAGAACGAATTTGTCTACCAGCCGTGCATTGACGTGGTGGAGGTAAAGGACCCGACCGCCGCAGGCGATTCCTTTGTGGGCGCCTTTACCACCGGGTTGTGCGCGGGGCTGAGCCTCAGCGAAGCGCTGACGTTTGCGAACTACACCGCAACGCTTACGGTTTCGCGCATGGGCGCGCAGCCCTCGCTGCCGTACCTCGACGAGGTCCTTGACCTGATGAAGAAGGTAGGGCAATTCGGATTCGATTTTTCACGGTTGGATATTCTGAAACAATCTTGA
- a CDS encoding YhcH/YjgK/YiaL family protein, whose product MIYDTKENLQNYKGISKNLDLALDYLERADLSGMEAGRYEIDVSHVFALVQAPQTRPQEQCRWEAHKKYIDIQYLIDGQETIGFQKTEAMAVSEAYNAEKDLVFFRENGEGFFPRLVPGSFVICFPTDAHKPLICTDEPQSIKKVVVKVEVQSPTSD is encoded by the coding sequence ATGATTTATGACACAAAAGAGAATCTGCAAAACTACAAGGGCATCAGCAAAAACCTCGACCTTGCCCTCGATTATCTGGAGCGGGCCGACCTTTCCGGTATGGAGGCCGGAAGGTATGAAATCGACGTCAGCCATGTATTCGCACTCGTGCAGGCGCCGCAAACGCGTCCGCAGGAGCAGTGCCGCTGGGAGGCCCACAAAAAATATATTGATATTCAGTATTTAATCGACGGGCAGGAAACCATCGGCTTTCAGAAGACCGAAGCTATGGCGGTTTCGGAGGCATACAACGCGGAGAAGGATCTTGTCTTTTTCCGCGAAAACGGAGAAGGCTTTTTCCCCCGGCTCGTTCCCGGCAGCTTCGTGATTTGCTTCCCGACGGACGCGCACAAGCCCCTGATTTGCACGGACGAGCCTCAGTCGATTAAAAAAGTGGTTGTAAAAGTTGAAGTACAGTCCCCAACATCTGATTAA
- a CDS encoding sialidase family protein: MKDCAEFRKITHEYICGKNAPFQSCHASSVAALRDGSIFAVWFAGSKEGADDVGIWGAQRRGGVWGQPHILAQRDGVPHWNPVLFVRPDGSVMLFYKTGREISSWQTQFMISTDNCRSWSQPRELVPGDRGGRGPVRNKVITLSNGRWLAPASREDGEWRCFADYSDDQGATWHKSNEVFAGLRKEYSINPDHKDIPVSEQSYSGRGVIQPTLWESKPGMVHMLMRSSEGSIFRSDSEDYGTTWCPGYATCLPNNNSGIDVAKAVDGRLFLAYNPVGLNWGPRCPLKLACSEDNGVTWRDVLTLDDEPGEYSYPAIVSHENSLLITYTYRRIDIAFWKLDLA, from the coding sequence ATGAAGGATTGTGCGGAATTTCGAAAAATTACACACGAATATATCTGCGGCAAAAATGCCCCGTTTCAAAGCTGCCATGCTTCCAGTGTGGCAGCTTTAAGGGACGGCAGCATTTTTGCTGTTTGGTTTGCCGGCAGCAAAGAAGGAGCCGACGACGTCGGAATCTGGGGCGCGCAGCGCCGCGGCGGAGTCTGGGGTCAGCCACATATCCTCGCGCAGCGGGATGGCGTACCGCACTGGAACCCGGTGCTCTTTGTGCGGCCCGACGGCTCCGTCATGCTCTTTTACAAAACCGGCAGGGAGATTTCCTCTTGGCAGACGCAGTTCATGATTTCCACGGACAACTGCCGAAGCTGGTCTCAGCCGCGGGAATTGGTCCCCGGCGACCGAGGCGGCAGAGGTCCCGTTCGCAACAAGGTCATTACCCTTTCGAACGGAAGGTGGCTCGCTCCCGCTTCCCGCGAAGACGGCGAGTGGCGCTGCTTTGCCGATTATTCGGACGACCAAGGAGCCACGTGGCACAAAAGCAATGAAGTTTTTGCGGGGCTGCGGAAGGAATATTCGATTAATCCCGACCACAAGGATATTCCGGTATCCGAGCAGTCTTACAGCGGCCGCGGCGTGATTCAGCCGACGCTGTGGGAATCGAAGCCGGGCATGGTTCACATGCTGATGCGAAGCTCGGAAGGCTCGATTTTCCGAAGCGATTCCGAGGATTACGGCACGACCTGGTGCCCGGGCTACGCGACCTGCCTGCCGAACAACAACAGCGGCATCGACGTAGCGAAAGCCGTCGACGGGAGGTTGTTTCTGGCCTATAACCCCGTCGGCTTGAACTGGGGTCCGCGCTGCCCGCTGAAGCTCGCCTGCTCGGAAGACAACGGCGTTACCTGGCGGGACGTGCTCACCTTGGACGACGAACCCGGCGAATATTCTTACCCCGCGATCGTTTCTCACGAGAACAGCCTGCTGATTACTTATACTTATCGGCGGATCGATATCGCCTTTTGGAAGCTCGACTTGGCTTGA
- a CDS encoding carbohydrate ABC transporter permease, which yields MTHALKNSWKYILLVVICVVFLFPLAWALVCSVKPEAEILSYPPKWIPEIFTWSNYTTVLARYPYLDWAKNSIITAGLGTLLILLFSSLAAYALGRFEFRGKKLIYSVIVAMLLIPIQAYMIPLYLMCAKMGILNTYASIILPSVANVTSIFILTSFFKGLPKELEEAARIDGCGEFRIFAQIMLPLSKPALSTVTILTFISNWNSFLWPMIAIREDTLKTLPVGIAQFMGSVNSNAQFQYGTALAGCCMAVIPTLIVFLFLQRYFVEGIASTGIKG from the coding sequence ATGACTCATGCACTGAAGAACAGCTGGAAATATATCCTTCTGGTTGTTATCTGCGTCGTTTTCCTTTTTCCGCTCGCGTGGGCGCTTGTGTGCTCCGTTAAGCCGGAAGCGGAAATTTTAAGCTACCCGCCCAAGTGGATTCCTGAGATTTTCACTTGGTCAAACTACACTACGGTTTTGGCAAGATATCCCTATTTGGACTGGGCGAAAAACAGCATCATCACGGCCGGTTTAGGCACGCTGCTGATTCTGCTCTTCTCCTCCCTTGCGGCTTATGCTTTGGGCCGCTTTGAATTCCGCGGCAAAAAACTCATTTACAGCGTCATCGTCGCCATGCTCCTGATTCCGATTCAGGCCTACATGATTCCGCTGTACCTGATGTGCGCGAAGATGGGCATTCTCAACACCTACGCCTCCATTATTCTGCCATCTGTCGCCAACGTAACAAGCATCTTCATTCTCACCAGCTTTTTTAAGGGCCTGCCGAAGGAGCTGGAAGAAGCGGCGAGAATCGACGGATGCGGCGAGTTCCGCATTTTCGCGCAGATCATGCTCCCGCTTTCCAAACCGGCACTTTCCACGGTCACCATTCTTACCTTTATCTCCAACTGGAACAGCTTCCTGTGGCCGATGATTGCCATCCGCGAGGACACGCTCAAGACCCTGCCGGTCGGCATCGCACAGTTCATGGGCTCGGTCAACTCCAACGCGCAGTTCCAGTACGGCACCGCTCTGGCAGGCTGCTGCATGGCTGTTATCCCGACCTTGATTGTGTTCCTGTTCCTGCAGCGCTACTTCGTTGAAGGCATCGCCAGCACAGGCATTAAGGGTTAA
- a CDS encoding carbohydrate ABC transporter permease, with protein MPKGQNFTSPGNGTAAKPRRTKSLNGSQGKIAALFLLPYLLIFTIFRLGPSIAGIYISFCKWDLAGSLSFIGFDNFVRLLKDTNFHISLWNTLLFFVFTLPPLIVFSLLLAILLNQKMRFKNVGRVVSIIPYVLIPAVVGIIWNWMYDNNFGILNYYIKKLGGSSVQWLTSDKMALISVSIVVIWSFIGYNMVLFLAGLQGISRELYEASMIDGANKFQTLMKITLPLLRPITSMVTTLTLINTVQLFDQIFVMTNGGPGTSTLTMVQYLYTSAFQNYEMGYGSAIEVVILIILVLLIKLQNKILKVDEGV; from the coding sequence ATGCCAAAGGGGCAGAATTTTACATCGCCTGGAAACGGCACAGCTGCGAAGCCGCGGCGCACAAAATCCCTGAACGGTTCGCAAGGCAAAATCGCAGCACTGTTTTTGCTTCCATATCTTTTGATTTTTACGATTTTCAGACTCGGCCCTAGCATCGCCGGTATCTATATCAGCTTTTGCAAATGGGACTTGGCCGGCAGCCTTTCCTTCATCGGATTTGACAACTTCGTTCGGCTGCTGAAGGATACGAACTTCCATATTTCCCTGTGGAACACGCTGCTCTTTTTTGTCTTTACGCTTCCCCCGCTGATTGTTTTCAGCCTGCTTCTGGCGATTCTGCTGAATCAAAAGATGCGTTTCAAGAATGTGGGCAGAGTTGTGTCCATCATTCCTTATGTTCTGATACCGGCTGTTGTGGGTATCATCTGGAACTGGATGTATGACAACAACTTCGGTATTCTGAATTATTACATCAAGAAATTAGGCGGATCATCCGTTCAGTGGCTGACAAGCGACAAGATGGCTCTGATTTCCGTTTCGATAGTGGTGATTTGGTCTTTTATCGGGTATAACATGGTTCTCTTCCTCGCAGGACTTCAGGGAATTTCCCGCGAACTGTACGAGGCTTCGATGATTGACGGCGCCAACAAATTCCAGACTCTGATGAAGATTACTTTGCCCCTTCTCAGACCGATTACATCCATGGTCACCACCCTCACCCTGATTAACACCGTTCAGCTGTTCGACCAAATCTTCGTTATGACGAACGGCGGCCCGGGTACTTCCACCCTTACCATGGTGCAATACCTTTACACTTCTGCCTTCCAGAACTACGAAATGGGCTACGGTTCGGCAATTGAAGTTGTAATTCTGATTATTCTTGTGCTCCTGATCAAGCTCCAGAATAAGATTCTAAAAGTCGATGAGGGAGTGTGA
- a CDS encoding ABC transporter substrate-binding protein, whose product MRKRRTIALAAAAALMVSTFTGCAGGDTSSAASAASSQAASAAGATTITFYGGWTGADLDKMTALVNEFNKSQNAVKVNFTSQQWTQMFTKFLADYQAGSTPDVVAMHTFEMGQFVNMGVLDSDAIKNLGLKESDYIKTAWEGCTYDGKLYGVPLDVNMHALYYNKDLFKKAGITKAPSTREELIATAQKLTIDANGKNASQSGFDASNIKQYGFGFLQNHHTFYQIYGLMNQEGYNPFTNDQTIISLDTTKVSPAIQFLQDLAYKYKVTPVGEKSPIDDFKAGTVAMIIDGNWQLSGLQNVTFDWDTAEYPQIFGQKAVWGASELLAMPKNKNADKQKAAATFIKWLSENSAKWAESGQIPANLAAQAASTKLKGINAYNAELDYVKFLPAHPKAVKIFSSSAPSPILTAAQNAMLNNKNADEITMQLQTDINKVLAS is encoded by the coding sequence ATGAGGAAAAGAAGAACCATCGCACTTGCCGCTGCGGCAGCACTTATGGTATCCACTTTTACCGGCTGTGCAGGCGGCGACACAAGCAGCGCTGCTTCGGCAGCCTCAAGCCAAGCTGCGAGCGCGGCCGGAGCCACTACCATCACGTTCTATGGCGGTTGGACCGGTGCCGACCTTGACAAGATGACTGCTTTGGTCAACGAATTCAACAAATCACAAAATGCAGTAAAGGTAAACTTTACATCTCAGCAATGGACACAGATGTTCACAAAGTTCCTGGCTGACTACCAGGCAGGCTCCACGCCGGATGTTGTGGCAATGCACACCTTTGAAATGGGCCAGTTTGTCAACATGGGCGTTCTCGACAGCGATGCCATCAAAAACCTCGGCCTCAAAGAAAGCGACTATATCAAGACGGCTTGGGAAGGATGCACCTATGACGGCAAGCTCTACGGTGTTCCGCTCGATGTGAACATGCACGCCCTCTATTACAACAAAGATCTGTTTAAGAAGGCGGGCATCACAAAAGCTCCTTCCACAAGGGAAGAACTGATTGCTACGGCCCAGAAGCTCACAATTGACGCGAACGGCAAGAATGCGTCACAAAGCGGTTTCGATGCTTCAAACATTAAGCAGTACGGTTTCGGATTCCTGCAGAACCACCACACGTTCTACCAGATTTACGGCCTGATGAACCAGGAAGGCTACAATCCGTTCACCAACGACCAGACAATAATCTCACTCGATACCACAAAAGTTTCTCCCGCCATTCAGTTCCTGCAAGACCTAGCTTATAAGTACAAGGTCACGCCGGTCGGCGAAAAATCCCCGATTGACGACTTCAAAGCCGGCACAGTCGCAATGATTATCGACGGCAACTGGCAGCTCTCCGGACTACAGAACGTCACCTTTGACTGGGACACTGCAGAATATCCGCAGATTTTCGGTCAGAAGGCTGTTTGGGGCGCATCGGAACTTCTTGCGATGCCGAAGAACAAGAACGCAGATAAGCAGAAAGCAGCTGCAACCTTTATAAAATGGCTGTCGGAAAACTCCGCAAAATGGGCGGAATCCGGCCAGATTCCTGCAAACCTTGCCGCTCAGGCAGCTTCTACGAAGCTGAAGGGCATCAACGCTTACAACGCAGAACTGGATTATGTTAAGTTCCTCCCCGCCCACCCGAAGGCAGTCAAGATCTTCTCCAGCTCCGCTCCGAGCCCGATTCTAACGGCAGCACAGAACGCGATGCTGAACAATAAGAACGCCGATGAAATTACCATGCAGCTTCAGACCGACATCAACAAAGTTCTAGCCAGCTAA
- a CDS encoding dihydrodipicolinate synthase family protein, with translation MSIRFSNGAWPTMVTPYKENGSIDYEALARLIDWYIDNGADGLFATCQSSEIFHLSLDERIKLTKFVKLQTAGRVPVIASGHVSYDLEDQITELNAIAECGVDAVILISNRLAGENESDDVLLERLDQIVHALPEEIPLGFYECPYPYKRVLTPKVINYCTSSGRFYFLKDTCCDIGQIAAKLELLKGSNMHLYNANTSTLLDSLKLGATGYSGVMANFQMKLYAWLVKHWQEEPELAEEVQEILTVCSLIELKNYPANAKCFLNLSGVTMNESSRRGTQVLQSATEILELKQILSLTKRLEKKLGI, from the coding sequence ATGAGTATTCGCTTTTCAAACGGCGCATGGCCAACCATGGTGACGCCTTACAAGGAGAATGGGTCAATTGATTATGAAGCGCTCGCCAGATTGATAGACTGGTATATCGACAACGGGGCAGACGGTCTTTTCGCAACCTGCCAGTCCAGTGAGATTTTCCATCTGTCTTTGGATGAGAGGATAAAGCTGACGAAATTTGTAAAACTACAAACAGCCGGCAGAGTGCCCGTCATCGCCTCCGGACATGTCTCTTATGACTTAGAGGACCAGATTACGGAACTAAACGCGATTGCCGAGTGCGGTGTCGATGCTGTTATTCTCATCAGCAACCGGCTCGCCGGTGAAAATGAATCGGACGACGTTCTGCTGGAGCGGCTGGATCAAATCGTTCATGCGCTTCCCGAAGAGATTCCGCTGGGCTTTTATGAATGTCCTTACCCATACAAGAGGGTGCTTACGCCGAAGGTCATTAATTACTGCACATCTTCCGGGCGTTTCTACTTCCTCAAGGACACCTGCTGCGACATCGGGCAGATCGCTGCCAAGCTGGAGCTGCTGAAGGGCAGCAACATGCACTTGTACAACGCAAACACCTCCACGCTGCTGGACAGCCTAAAGCTCGGCGCAACAGGGTACAGCGGAGTGATGGCAAACTTCCAGATGAAGCTCTACGCTTGGCTCGTCAAGCATTGGCAGGAAGAGCCGGAACTCGCTGAGGAAGTGCAGGAGATTTTAACGGTCTGCTCACTCATTGAACTGAAAAACTACCCGGCAAACGCGAAATGTTTCTTAAATCTGAGCGGTGTGACCATGAATGAGAGTTCGCGGAGGGGAACCCAGGTCCTCCAGTCGGCAACCGAAATCCTGGAACTAAAGCAAATCCTCTCTTTGACAAAACGGCTCGAGAAAAAACTCGGCATTTAG